One Bacillota bacterium genomic window, GGGTGTCGATTCAGGGGTAAATGGCGTTATCGAATGCCCAGCGATGCCCGTAGTACGACAAATGAAGTATATTGTCCGTGATTCTGAAGGAGCAAAGTACTGAGGAATCTTTCAAGATCCTTCGGGCAAAGCCCTCAGGATGACTACAAAGAACAGTTTTTGTGGCCATGACGTGAAACGGGGACTAGATACAACCAAGGCAAGTTAATTTGCCCAAAAAGATTGTCCTTTATAGACAAGGAATGGACAAAGATGTCCATAGCTTAGTAAGCCAAGGTAGAGAGTCTGTTATACTGAAGGTCTCGTAATTTAGGCTAGGGCAGGAGGGTGGAAGAAAGGTGGCCAAGCGTTACAGTTGGGTGATAGTAGTGCTTTTGCTGGTATTGGCGTTGACTGTTGCCGGGTGTGGTCGAAAGGAAGCAATTGAGCCGCCAATGGAAGACCTATCAGGGCCGGTGCCGAATGGGGACGAGACATCGGAGGAATCCTGGGATCCTGCCCTTGGTGGCAGTGTGAGGGCGGCAGCTTTTGCCGGCAAAGATTTTCTCACCGGTGAAGAAGTGGAGTTCAAGTCCGATTCGGGGAGGCCGGCGATAATAAGCTTTTTCTCTCCGGGGTGAGGCGGCTGTGTGCAAGAGGTGTTGCAGTTGCAGCCGGAGCTGGAGGGATTTAAGGAGCAAGGCCTGGACTTTTATTTTGTCATCGGCGGCCGGGAGCGCGAACTAAGGGCGTTTTTTGACCGCTACCCAGTAGCAGCAAATGTAGTCTGGGACGAACAGCTCAATATATTCTGGGACTATGATGTAGAAGGACTGCCGGTGACTTTCTTTGTAGACAAAGCCGGTCTAGTGCAGGAGACTAAACTGGGTTGGGGCAAGGACTCATTGACCGAGTTCAAGGTACTGGTAGCTAGGCTGGTGTCGGAGTAGTGCCGCACTATTTTTTCGGCAACTGGGGCCCATGTAAGAGCCGGGCTCTAACCAAAGATCGGTCGCCGAAACGCGCTCGTACCTGGTCCACAGTCTGGGCTAGGCGGGCGCGCTTGTCATCTTCGCTGGCGGGAAACAGGCTAAGCTGGGTACCGGCGCTAGCGGCGGTGATGTTGCTGACGGTGACACCCACCAGTCGTACGCGCTGTCCTTGGAGATGTTGGCGATAGATCTCACCGGCTCGTCGGTAGATGGTTTCAGTAAGATTAGTAGCCTCTGGGTAGGTGCGGGATCGTGTTATCAGCCTAAAGTCAGGGGTTTTTACGCTTACAGTAATGGTGCTGCCTTTTAAGTTGCGGCGTCGCAATCGAGTTCCTACCTCTTCGGCTAGAGCTAACAATATTGTTTCAATCTCGGCGGCAGTTTCGGCATCTTGGGGCAGGGTAATGGAATTGCCGATGGATTTGGCCGTATCGGGGTTGGGATCAACTGAGCTGTGGTCTTGGCCTTGGGCCAGTTGGGCCAAGTACGGTCCATAGGCACCGAAGCGTTGCTTTAAAACTGCTAGCGGGAAACCGGCCAAATCACCGATAGTAAACACACCCAGGCTGTTCAGAGCTGCTGTTGTTTGCGGTCCGACCCCAAACAGTTTGTCCACCGCCAGCGGCCAGATCCGGCTGGCAATGTTATCAGCAGTAATGATCACCAATCCGTCCGGTTTTTCCAGATCCGATGCCATTTTGGCTAAGATTTTGCTGGGGGCAATACCGATAGAGCAGGACAGATCCAGTTGGTGTTTGATTTTCTGTTTGATTTCCCGAGCAATGTTGTCCGCTGGGCCGAACAGATTCTCGCAGCCACTAACGTCCAGCCAGGCTTCGTCGATGGAATACTGCTCCACCAGGGGCGTAAAAGAATTTAAGATGGCCATGATTTGCTTGGAATAGAAAGAATAGAGCCTAAAATTCGGTGCCACGATCAGAGCTTGTGGGCAAAGGCGCAATGCTTGAGCTGTGGGCATGGCAGTTTTTACACCAAAGCGGCGTGCTTCGTAAGA contains:
- the dinB gene encoding DNA polymerase IV → MNAFFAACHQAQEPALKGKPVLVSGDPSSRHGIVLTASYEARRFGVKTAMPTAQALRLCPQALIVAPNFRLYSFYSKQIMAILNSFTPLVEQYSIDEAWLDVSGCENLFGPADNIAREIKQKIKHQLDLSCSIGIAPSKILAKMASDLEKPDGLVIITADNIASRIWPLAVDKLFGVGPQTTAALNSLGVFTIGDLAGFPLAVLKQRFGAYGPYLAQLAQGQDHSSVDPNPDTAKSIGNSITLPQDAETAAEIETILLALAEEVGTRLRRRNLKGSTITVSVKTPDFRLITRSRTYPEATNLTETIYRRAGEIYRQHLQGQRVRLVGVTVSNITAASAGTQLSLFPASEDDKRARLAQTVDQVRARFGDRSLVRARLLHGPQLPKK